The following coding sequences are from one Anolis sagrei isolate rAnoSag1 chromosome 6, rAnoSag1.mat, whole genome shotgun sequence window:
- the LOC132779470 gene encoding uncharacterized protein, which produces MSTQTTTDFTTSGPSSTVTSTTRTSATTSTAPTTSSTARTTASTTRASSILTGIPSTTSTSSSTLSTASKATSTATTTDSTTKSITTVIPITSTPTMTTSTTPAATSTQTTTDFTMSGPSSTVTSTTSTSATTSTTAMTSSTASTTASTTSPSSTLTVISSTTSTSSSTLSTTSKVPSTATTTDSTTKPITTATLSTSTPTTTTSTTFTTPAATSTQATTDFTTSRPSSTVTSTTSSKHYCFHYKTQFHSHSDLFHNIYKLFNTFHYLEASTTASTTRASSTFTPFTSTTSTSSSTLSTTLKVTSTATTTDSTTKPITTVCYNFHYSNDFSNSKHYCFHYKSQFHSHTLHFHNIYKLFNTFHYLEGDINTTSTATTTDSTTKSITTVIPITSTPTTTTTSTTPAATSTQTTTDFTASRPSSTVTSTTSRSATTSITQTTSSTASTTASTTRASSTLTPFTSTTSRPSSTVTSTTSRSATTSTTPTTSSTASTTASTTRASSTLTPFTSTTSTSSSTLSTTSKVTSTVTTTDSTDSTTKAITTATLSTSTPTTTTTSTTPAVTSTQTTTDFTTLRPSSTVKSTTSTSATTSTTPTTSSTASTTASTTRASSTLTPFISTISTSSSTLSTTSKVTSTATTTDTSTKHITTVTLSTSTPTTSTTSNTPAATSTQTTTDFTTSGPSSTVTSTTSTSATTSITQTTSSTASTTASTTRASSTLTPFTSTTSSTTISCLNGGYHDGIKCICRDNLFYGPQCEFPVEDIPLEVETVPVTVEVNVKITNKNLTPALKNKSSEEYKTLERDFKNQMDLFYKDVPGYQGVEILNLTSGSIIVNHRIIIEAIINNNINNIDDVLKNVTEAVRQSAVAINSTQENCTNNNATFCFSAKPEDFSNAATNFSAEELCKATVDPQYGAYYYANTTTGILQCMSKCSKNSAYAINCYYGVCQISKSGPQCNCNDLDAFWYTSNDCRTRIEKKEFGFAFALTAILLISIILAIFLFRSKRRKSASTSESDEDAIWRKEDEEETWVPPVGISIINEAALDGGIEIAPK; this is translated from the exons ATGTCAACACAAACCACTACTGACTTTACAACATCAGGGCCCAGTAGCACTGTCACATCAACAACTAGAACTTCTGCTACAACTTCCACTGCTCCAACAACTTCATCAACAGCACGCACTACTGCTTCCACTACAAGAGCCAGTTCCATTCTCACAGGTATCCCTTCCACAACATCTACAAGCTCTTCAACACTTTCCACTGCCTCAAAAGCTACATCAACAGCAACAACTACTGATTCTACTACAAAATCGATTACCACTGTAATACCGATCACTTCCACACCAACTATGACAACTTCCACTACTCCAGCAGCCACATCAACACAAACCACTACTGACTTTACAATGTCAGGGCCCAGTAGCACTGTCACATCAACAACTAGCACGTCTGCAACAACTTCCACTACTGCAATGACTTCATCAACAGCAAGCACTACTGCTTCCACTACAAGTCCCAGTTCCACTCTCACAGTGATCTCTTCCACAACATCTACAAGCTCTTCAACACTTTCCACTACCTCAAAGGTGCCATCAACAGCAACTACTACTGATTCTACTACAAAACCTATTACCACTGCAACACTGAGCACTTCCACACCAACAACTACGACTTCTACAACTTTCACTACTCCAGCAGCTACATCAACACAAGCCACTACTGACTTTACAACATCAAGGCCCAGTAGCACTGTCACATCAACAACTAGCAG CAAGCACTACTGCTTCCACTACAAGACCCAGTTCCACTCTCACAGTGATCTCTTCCACAACATCTACAAGCTCTTCAACACTTTCCACTACCTCGAAG CAAGCACTACTGCTTCCACTACAAGAGCCAGTTCCACTTTCACACCCTTCACTTCCACAACATCTACAAGCTCTTCAACACTTTCCACTACCTTGAAGGTGACATCAACAGCAACTACTACTGATTCTACTACAAAACCTATTACCACT GTCTGCTACAACTTCCACTACTCCAACGACTTCAGCAACAGCAAGCACTACTGCTTCCACTACAAGAGCCAGTTCCACTCTCACACCCTTCACTTCCACAACATCTACAAGCTCTTCAACACTTTCCACTACCTCGAAGGTGACATCAACA CGACATCAACAGCAACAACTACTGATTCTACTACAAAATCGATTACCACTGTAATACCGATCACTTCCACACCAACAACTACGACAACTTCCACTACCCCAGCAGCCACATCAACACAAACCACTACTGACTTTACAGCATCAAGGCCCAGTAGCACTGTCACATCAACAACTAGCAGGTCTGCTACAACTTCCATTACTCAAACGACTTCATCAACAGCAAGCACTACTGCTTCCACTACAAGAGCCAGTTCCACTCTCACACCCTTCACTTCCACAACATCAAGGCCCAGTAGCACTGTCACATCAACAACTAGCAGGTCTGCTACAACTTCCACTACTCCAACGACTTCATCAACAGCAAGCACTACTGCTTCCACTACAAGAGCCAGTTCCACTCTCACACCCTTCACTTCCACAACATCTACAAGCTCTTCAACACTTTCCACTACCTCGAAGGTGACATCAACAGTAACTACTACTGATTCTACTGATTCTACTACAAAAGCAATTACCACTGCAACACTGAGCACTTCCACACCAACAACtactacaacttccactaccccAGCGGTCACATCGACACAAACCACTACTGACTTTACAACATTAAGGCCCAGTAGCACTGTCAAATCAACAACTAGCACGTCTGCTACAACTTCCACTACTCCAACGACTTCATCAACAGCAAGCACTACTGCTTCCACTACAAGAGCCAGTTCCACTCTCACACCCTTCATTTCCACAATATCTACAAGCTCTTCAACACTTTCCACTACCTCGAAGGTGACAtcaacagcaactacaactgatACTTCTACAAAACATATCACCACTGTAACACTGAGCACTTCCACACCAACAACTTCTACAACTTCCAATACCCCAGCGGCCACGTCAACACAAACCACTACTGACTTTACAACATCAGGGCCCAGTAGCACTGTCACATCAACAACTAGCACGTCTGCTACAACTTCCATTACTCAAACGACTTCATCAACAGCAAGCACTACTGCTTCCACTACAAGAGCCAGTTCCACTCTCACACCCTTCACTTCCACAACATCTTCAACTACAATTT CTTGCTTGAACGGAGGATATCATGACGGGATTAAATGCATTTGCCGTGATAATTTATTCTATGGGCCACAGTGTGAGTTCCCTGTGGAAGATATTCCTTTAGAAGTGG AAACTGTTCCTGTGACAGTTGAGGTCAATGTAAAGATCACTAACAAGAACTTAACTCCTGCCCTCAAAAACAAAAGTTCAGAAGAATACAAGACTTTGGAGAGAGATTTTAAGAATCAG ATGGATCTTTTTTATAAAGATGTTCCTGGATACCAGGGTGTGGAGATTCTCAATTTGAC GTCTGGTAGTATCATTGTGAACCACAGAATCATCATTGAGGCAATAATcaacaacaatatcaacaatATCGATGACGTTCTTAAGAATGTGACAGAGGCTGTACGGCAGTCAGCAGTTGCCATCAACTCTACTCAGGAGAACTGTACAAACAATAATGCAA CATTTTGTTTTTCTGCCAAACCAGAGGATTTTAGCAACGCGGCCACAAACTTTTCAGCAGAAG AACTTTGCAAAGCAACCGTTGATCCTCAATATGGAGCCTACTATTATGCCAACACAACAACAGGCATCTTGCAGTGTATGTCTAAGTGCTCCAAGAACAGCGCATATGCCATCAACTGCTACTATGGAGTTTGTCAGATCTCTAAAAGTGGTCCTCAGTGCAA CTGCAATGATCTGGATGCATTTTGGTACACAAGCAATGACTGTCGGACACGAATCGAGAAAAAAGAGTTTGGTTTTGCCTTTGCACTGACTGCCATTCTGCTGATCAGCATCATCCTGGCCATCTTCCTCTTCAGGTCCAAACGGAGGAAGTCTGCATCTACTAG TGAGTCTGATGAAGATGCAATCTGGCGcaaagaggacgaggaggagacATGGGTCCCCCCTGTAGGTATAAGCATCATAAATGAAGCAGCCTTGGATG gaGGTATAGagatagcccccaagtaa